Proteins encoded within one genomic window of Bradyrhizobium sp. AZCC 1719:
- the ybaK gene encoding Cys-tRNA(Pro) deacylase gives MSKTTRATLALEKLGVKFALHAYDYDPDAASIGLQAAEALGVEPARVLKTLMAEVDGKPVCAMVPSDCEVSMKKLATAFGAKAAKMMRPADAERLTGYHVGGISPFGQKKRVPVAIEEAALGHASVFLNGGQRGLQVELDPNDAVKAAGAIARALVA, from the coding sequence ATGTCCAAAACCACCCGTGCGACGCTAGCGCTGGAAAAGCTGGGCGTGAAATTCGCCCTGCACGCTTACGACTACGACCCGGATGCCGCGAGCATTGGGCTGCAGGCGGCGGAAGCGCTCGGCGTAGAGCCCGCGCGCGTGCTGAAGACGCTGATGGCCGAGGTCGACGGCAAGCCGGTCTGCGCCATGGTGCCGTCGGACTGCGAGGTCAGCATGAAAAAGCTCGCGACCGCGTTCGGCGCCAAGGCGGCGAAGATGATGCGGCCGGCGGATGCCGAACGGCTGACCGGCTATCATGTCGGCGGCATCTCGCCGTTCGGACAGAAGAAGCGTGTGCCGGTCGCGATCGAAGAAGCTGCGCTCGGCCATGCCAGCGTATTCCTCAATGGCGGCCAGCGCGGCCTGCAGGTCGAACTCGATCCCAACGACGCCGTGAAGGCTGCGGGCGCGATCGCGCGCGCTCTCGTGGCGTGA